The following proteins are encoded in a genomic region of Aquifex aeolicus VF5:
- a CDS encoding c-type cytochrome biogenesis protein CcmI/CycH, giving the protein MKWIFLLLSLLIYSCQELPKKYQTPEGKKILEKYKKQYVKGVVILDDKLKEKIPKGERYLIIAVMKEGSSRPVAVLRVKNPDFPYRFKITGKHKIVPEDFIEGKLMLTARISKEPTAGFKRGDLYGFAQAQAGDEDVKILINQVFEEKEK; this is encoded by the coding sequence ATGAAGTGGATTTTTTTACTGCTTTCCCTACTGATTTACTCCTGTCAGGAACTGCCCAAGAAATACCAGACGCCTGAAGGTAAAAAGATACTTGAAAAGTACAAAAAGCAGTACGTAAAGGGAGTCGTAATACTGGACGATAAACTAAAGGAGAAAATTCCTAAAGGAGAAAGGTACCTAATAATAGCGGTTATGAAGGAGGGAAGTTCCAGACCTGTAGCGGTTTTGAGAGTTAAAAATCCAGATTTCCCTTACAGGTTTAAGATAACCGGAAAACACAAAATCGTCCCCGAGGACTTTATAGAAGGAAAACTTATGCTAACCGCGAGAATATCAAAAGAGCCTACCGCCGGTTTTAAAAGGGGAGACCTGTACGGCTTTGCTCAGGCTCAAGCCGGCGACGAGGACGTTAAAATTCTTATAAACCAAGTCTTTGAGGAGAAAGAAAAATGA